Proteins found in one Tsukamurella paurometabola DSM 20162 genomic segment:
- the pstA gene encoding phosphate ABC transporter permease PstA translates to MTTADLDSVAKTDVVFHRTSTSRRIKNNAAAIIFGACFLLALAPLVSLLYMVIANGLPAILDPEWWTKSMTRVAPDSYAGGIRHALYGTLVQAGVATLFSVPIGVMVGIFLVEYAEGTRLGRITTFMVDVLAGIPSIVATLFIFGVWITTFGMPQSAFAVSLALILLMVPVVVRSTEEMLKLVPHELREASYALGVPKWKTIVRIVLPTAASGMVSGVFLAIARVVGETAPVLLLVGISDRMNYDIFNGNMSSLPLFIYDQYRNNPGAVGEYRAWGAALTLVILVGIASGLAALMSRLLAPKTK, encoded by the coding sequence ATGACCACCGCAGACCTGGATTCCGTCGCCAAGACGGACGTCGTCTTCCACCGCACCTCCACGTCGCGGCGGATCAAGAACAATGCCGCGGCGATCATCTTCGGCGCGTGCTTCCTCCTCGCGCTGGCCCCGCTGGTCTCGCTGCTGTACATGGTGATCGCCAACGGTCTGCCCGCGATCCTCGATCCCGAGTGGTGGACGAAGTCCATGACCCGGGTGGCGCCCGACTCCTACGCCGGCGGCATCCGGCACGCGCTGTACGGCACGCTCGTCCAGGCCGGCGTCGCCACCCTGTTCTCGGTGCCGATCGGTGTGATGGTGGGCATCTTCCTCGTCGAGTACGCCGAGGGCACTCGGCTCGGCCGGATCACCACCTTCATGGTCGACGTGCTCGCGGGCATCCCGTCGATCGTGGCCACCCTGTTCATCTTCGGCGTGTGGATCACCACCTTCGGCATGCCGCAGTCCGCGTTCGCGGTGAGCCTGGCCTTGATCCTGCTCATGGTGCCCGTGGTGGTCCGCTCGACCGAGGAGATGCTCAAACTGGTGCCGCACGAGCTGCGTGAGGCCTCCTACGCGCTCGGCGTTCCCAAGTGGAAGACCATCGTGCGGATCGTGCTTCCGACGGCCGCGTCGGGCATGGTCTCCGGCGTCTTCCTGGCCATCGCCCGCGTGGTCGGCGAAACCGCACCGGTGCTGCTGCTGGTGGGTATCAGCGACCGTATGAACTACGACATCTTCAACGGCAACATGTCGTCGCTGCCGCTGTTCATCTACGACCAGTACCGCAACAACCCGGGCGCCGTCGGCGAGTACCGCGCCTGGGGTGCGGCCCTGACGCTGGTCATCCTGGTCGGTATCGCCAGCGGTCTCGCGGCCCTGATGTCCCGGCTGCTCGCCCCCAAGACGAAGTAA
- the pstC gene encoding phosphate ABC transporter permease subunit PstC → MEKLFRWAAYASGALLVAVIALIFLQLVVQAIPALTKNNVNFLTSSEWQTNPSNMRFGILELFKITVLSSVMALILAVPVAVGIATFLVQYVPARLSRPLSAVIDLLAAVPSIIYGLWGIFVLAPFLVPLQRWLNENLGWFFLFKTGNVELSLGSTVFTAGIVLAIMILPIITSITREALRQTPVAHQEAALALGATKWEVIRLTVFPYGRSGIVAGSMLALGRALGETIAVLIILFAATKNSIWSLFDSGYTFASKIASAAAEFDNVDQRGAYIAAGLVLFVLTFVVNAVARWIGGGRVNG, encoded by the coding sequence ATGGAGAAGCTGTTCCGATGGGCGGCCTACGCCTCCGGTGCCCTTCTGGTCGCCGTCATCGCGCTGATCTTCCTGCAACTCGTCGTGCAGGCGATTCCCGCGCTGACCAAGAACAACGTCAACTTCCTCACCAGCTCGGAATGGCAGACCAACCCGAGCAACATGCGGTTCGGCATCCTCGAACTGTTCAAGATCACCGTGCTCTCGTCGGTGATGGCATTGATCCTCGCGGTCCCGGTGGCCGTGGGTATCGCCACCTTCCTGGTGCAATACGTGCCGGCGCGCCTGTCGCGGCCGCTGAGTGCCGTGATCGACCTGCTGGCCGCGGTACCGTCGATCATCTACGGCCTGTGGGGCATCTTCGTGCTCGCGCCCTTCCTGGTGCCGCTGCAGCGCTGGCTCAACGAGAACCTCGGCTGGTTCTTCCTGTTCAAGACCGGCAACGTGGAACTGTCGCTCGGGTCGACGGTGTTCACCGCCGGCATCGTGCTGGCGATCATGATCCTGCCGATCATCACCTCGATCACCCGTGAGGCGCTGCGCCAGACCCCGGTCGCGCACCAGGAAGCCGCGCTTGCCCTGGGCGCCACCAAGTGGGAGGTCATCCGGCTCACCGTGTTCCCGTACGGGCGCTCGGGCATCGTCGCCGGCTCCATGCTGGCCCTCGGTCGTGCCCTCGGCGAGACCATCGCGGTGCTGATCATCCTGTTCGCCGCCACCAAGAACTCCATCTGGTCGCTGTTCGACAGCGGCTACACCTTCGCATCGAAGATCGCTTCCGCCGCCGCTGAGTTCGACAACGTCGATCAGCGCGGCGCCTACATCGCCGCCGGCCTCGTGCTGTTCGTGCTCACCTTCGTGGTGAACGCGGTCGCCCGCTGGATCGGCGGGGGACGGGTGAACGGATGA